The following proteins are co-located in the Nitrospinota bacterium genome:
- a CDS encoding response regulator, with amino-acid sequence MEVVDDGAKALDRLRQSQFDVLLTDWMMPEMDGATLIQKVRKELDATPLILMVTAVGDDESRRQVLKAKKIIESQETGINLSILFLPSNPLEKAFLQPSKIKLCSKVSRQKFQVCLILFGAPETPVSFL; translated from the coding sequence GTGGAAGTCGTGGATGATGGTGCCAAAGCTCTTGACAGGTTGAGGCAGTCTCAGTTCGATGTGCTCTTGACAGATTGGATGATGCCGGAAATGGATGGGGCGACTCTGATACAAAAAGTCCGCAAAGAACTTGATGCCACACCTTTGATCTTGATGGTCACTGCGGTTGGAGATGATGAATCTCGTCGGCAGGTGCTTAAGGCAAAAAAAATTATTGAATCGCAAGAGACAGGAATAAACCTGTCTATTCTCTTCTTACCATCCAACCCTCTAGAAAAAGCATTCCTGCAACCATCAAAAATAAAGCTGTGCTCAAAGGTAAGCCGTCAGAAGTTTCAGGTCTGCCTGATTCTGTTTGGGGCTCCAGAAACTCCAGTTTCGTTCCTTTAA